One part of the Vicia villosa cultivar HV-30 ecotype Madison, WI linkage group LG6, Vvil1.0, whole genome shotgun sequence genome encodes these proteins:
- the LOC131613919 gene encoding F-box/kelch-repeat protein At3g23880-like → MQAVKMNIHPSHSQHSSNTSQSVFLPNELVTEVLSSLPVKSFMRMRCVSKFSNSLFTNPIFIRMHLLRSARNPHLALVTSKTKNVVPLPVCHLLENPLITLTDEPHYLMDDVCFNQSNSRVNHRVVGSCNGLICLLIFSIFDQDITFRFWNPSTRTISKALGHLCFSSDRVNRRHHRVSQYRSLKFVFGYDNLTSTYKVVSLNFQPRNRITETKVFSLVDNVWRNIQNFPAAPLQFVYRFHPVYRFHHDYDGVYLSGTANWLGVFEYKVKSLENYVIISLDLGTETYTQMHLPHGFVEMPRVDPTIGVLMNRLCFSYDFRLTHFVIWQMMDFGVQESWTQFLQINYLDLQISSLDSIGYNFRDKELFMVPLYLSENDDRLILGSSLEEQAILYNMRDNSVERTRITNKIRWFLVKEYVGSLVSTSE, encoded by the coding sequence ATGCAAGCTGTGAAAATGAATATCCATCCATCTCACTCACAACATTCGTCCAACACTTCACAATCGGTGTTCCTCCCCAATGAGCTTGTAACTGAAGTACTTTCCTCCCTTCCTGTGAAATCTTTTATGCGAATGAGATGCGTGAGTAAGTTCTCTAATTCTCTCTTTACCAATCCTATTTTCATCAGAATGCATCTTCTTCGATCTGCTCGAAACCCTCACCTTGCACTTGTCACTAGCAAGACCAAAAATGTCGTACCCTTACCAGTATGCCATTTACTCGAAAATCCTCTGATCACCCTTACTGACGAACCTCATTACCTTATGGACGATGTTTGTTTCAACCAATCCAATAGCCGTGTCAACCATCGTGTTGTCGGTTCATGTAATGGATTGATCTGCTTGCTCATTTTTTCAATTTTCGATCAAGATATAACATTTCGTTTCTGGAACCCATCCACTAGAACAATATCTAAAGCATTAGGTCATTTATGTTTTTCGAGTGATAGGGTTAATCGACGCCATCATAGGGTTAGTCAATATAGATCTTTAAAGTTCGTATTTGGTTATGATAATTTAACCTCTACTTATAAGGTTGTGTCCCTAAATTTTCAACCTCGCAATAGGATAACCGAGACAAAAGTTTTTAGTTTGGTTGATAATGTCTGGAGAAATATTCAAAATTTCCCTGCGGCTCCACTTCAGTTTGTCTATCGCTTCCACCCTGTCTATCGCTTCCACCATGACTATGATGGTGTTTATTTGAGTGGCACTGCGAATTGGTTGGGTGTTTTTGAATACAAGgttaaatctcttgagaattATGTTATTATTTCTCTTGATCTGGGAACCGAGACATACACGCAGATGCATCTTCCTCATGgttttgttgaaatgcctcgagtAGACCCAACTATTGGTGTGTTGATGAATCGTCTTTGTTTTTCTTATGATTTTAGACTAACTCATTTTGTTATATGGCAAATGATGGATTTTGGAGTTCAAGAATCTTGGACACAGTTTcttcaaattaattatttggatctTCAAATTAGTTCTTTGGATAGTATTGGCTACAATTTTAGAGATAAGGAATTATTTATGGTGCCATTGTATCTATCGGAGAATGATGATCGATTGATATTGGGTAGCAGTTTAGAAGAGCAGGCAATTCTGTATAATATGAGAGATAACAGTGTCGAAAGAACTAGAATTACCAATAAAATAAGATGGTTCCTTGTCAAGGAATATGTGGGAAGCTTGGTGTCAACCTCTGAATAG